TTGAAAGCAACTAGTTGTTTAGGTAATACTTTAAAGAGCAGGATGGAGTTATTTGGGTAAATTATTCTTACTGTTCTGTTCTTGTACAGGCTGTTGTGCTGCTGAAGCCCGTATCTAGTTTACCCAGTCTTCCAGACTGCATGCTTCATGCTTTGAGATCGGGAGGACCTTGGTCTTCTGAAATGAAGGCAGTGGGAAAAGCAGAACTTGTTGATTCGGAAGTACGACCAAAGACTTCTgaaaagcaagagactgttCCTGATGAAGATGGACCTATAGTACTTGAGATGCAGACTCAGAAAGACACCATGCCCGCTGCAGCAGACTCTGTGGTGCTCTCTTCGATGCCTTGCTTACTGATGGAACTGAGGCGAGACTCCTTGGAGTCTCAACTAGCATCTACGGAGAGTGATAAGCCAACGAGTGGTCGAGTTTACGAGAGTGACTCTTCTAATCATTGCATGCTTTCCCCTTCTTCCAGTGGGCATTTGGCTGACTCAGATACACTGTCTTCCACAGAAGAGAACGAACCCTGTCaaactgaagctgctgcagagagagacccttctgcagtaCCTGAGGCTTCAGTTGGGAGGAAATGCAGACGATCCAGGTCTGAAAGTGAAAATTCAACAATGGCTGCCAAGAAAAACCGACAGTCTAGCGATAAGCAGAATGGTCGAGTTACCAAGGTAAAAGGTCATAGAAGccaaaagcacaaagaaagaaTCCGGCTCTTAAGACAGAAACGGGAGGCAGCTGCTCGCAAGAAGTACAAcctgctgcaggacagcagtACCAGTGATAGTGACCTGACATGTGACTCGAGCACGAGTTCATCAGATGATGATGAAGAGGTTTCAGGGAGCAGCAAGACAATCACTGCAGAGATACCAGGTAGAGGATGTTTTTTAAACTGAACTGTAATGTATCTGACATAATTTCTCAGCTGTCATGCTAAATTAGATGAGTGacatttgaggaaaaaacagGAGAACTGCAGCTCTGTGTAGATTTGAAGACTGCAGTATATTAACAAGATATGGCCAAATTGTAAAATCTGTTCTGGGGTTTCAGTGCACTTTTGCATACCAACAAAGCATAGAAAATGTAAATTGGAGGAAGGACTATCTTTGAATTCTGGAATTTGCATATCTTTTCCTTTGTAAGCCTATATGAACTCCTATCAACGCTGTCAAATCCTATTCAGTGGTGATAATCTAATAAATATGTTCTTAAAGCAAAGCTGGCCACTTAATATATTAAGaccacagctcagcagctgtgTGAAAAATACCATGACATACCTCTTGCCTGTGTTACAGTAACTCTCTGTTCCTTATTGCATTTAGGCTGTGCTTTCAGCTCTACATTTCAGTGCATGCCAAACCTTTTTAGCCTCAATGTAAATTCTTGCAGATGGTCATCTATTTTAGGACATCAATATGAATTTGTTTATGCAGGTGCCCAAGCTATATCAATATAAATTTTCAAGCTATTACTATTTTCCTATGTCATAAGGATTTATCATTTCTATACCTTTAATTTCCTGGCATATCCGTGTTAAGATTGGAGGCAGCAAATTATAGGGGCCTTCTCATGATTTTAttaacaaaagaaagatgaattcTTCAAGGTTTTTTTGTCTGCTGAGTCTTTGTTATTTTATCAGCTTAAGTACCATGGAAAGGATTTTGTGTGAATTATTCTTGCAGCATATTATACCATAGAACCGTTGTCATATGGCAAACTTCTTatagcaattaaaaataaaatcacataaaaagaaactttttggCTTGCCAATTTTTACTGGGTTCCATGCCTTTTTGCCTCTTGTGCTAGAATATTTTTTGGAAGATAAATATCAGCTTATACAGGGCAAGAACATTCAAAGGAAAACTGCAATAATTAGTCTGAAGTTGCTGAACTAATGTTTGGTAGATTAATTATTCAAAATATTTGCAGCAGATTTTACAAATAACTATTTTAACTCACTTGATTACTGTGAAATTATGTCACCCTGAGAACT
This window of the Colius striatus isolate bColStr4 chromosome W, bColStr4.1.hap1, whole genome shotgun sequence genome carries:
- the LOC133628582 gene encoding protein ARK2N-like gives rise to the protein MLHALRSGGPWSSEMKAVGKAELVDSEVRPKTSEKQETVPDEDGPIVLEMQTQKDTMPAAADSVVLSSMPCLLMELRRDSLESQLASTESDKPTSGRVYESDSSNHCMLSPSSSGHLADSDTLSSTEENEPCQTEAAAERDPSAVPEASVGRKCRRSRSESENSTMAAKKNRQSSDKQNGRVTKVKGHRSQKHKERIRLLRQKREAAARKKYNLLQDSSTSDSDLTCDSSTSSSDDDEEVSGSSKTITAEIPDGLPVVAHYDISDTNSDPEVINVDNLLAAAVVQEHKISLGNQDSRSTWRTRELLDDLSAETGHLDPGFLSSDKTSSGKAQINEEINIASSDSEVEIVGVQEHSRCVHPRGGVIQNVSSWKHGSGSQYINAQQTQSWTAVTPQQNWSSPLEVVDLTLDEDTRRKYLL